From Funiculus sociatus GB2-C1:
CACAGCAATCAATCCGGCAAATGCTGAATATCGGGCAGCACTTGATTTAGGCTGTCCGATTTTTCATCGTTCGGATTTACTAGCAGCTTTGATTCAGGATTACCAGAGTATTGCGGTCGCTGGTACTCATGGCAAAACCACAACTAGCAGCATGATTGGGTATTTGCTGTTAAAAGCCGGGTTAGACCCGACAATTGTGGTAGGTGGAGAAGTAAATGCCTGGGAAGGCAATGCGCGTTTAGGAGAAGGGCCTTATCTGGTTGCAGAAGCAGATGAATCTGATGGTTCTTTATCTAGACTTTCAGCTGCCATTGGGGTAGTGACAAACATTGAACTGGATCATCCAGACCACTACGATAGCCTCGAAGAAGTGATTAACACCTTCGAGATATTCGCTTCTCGGTGTAAAAGTGTCATAGGTTGCATCGATTGCGCGGTAGTTAAAGATTCCTTGCAACCGGAAATTAGTTATAGCCTGCGGCGGGACTCTGGGGCTGATTACACCGTCGATGAGATTAATTATGGAGCTGACGGCACAGAGGCCAGAGTTTGGGAACAAGGAAAAATTTTAGGGAAACTTTCAGTGAAGTTGCTAGGGGCGCACAATCTGAGCAATGCTCTGGCGGCAGTAGCTGTAGGGCGCAAATTGGGTGTAGATTTTGGGGTAATTGCAGAAGCGATCGCATCCTTCGAGGGCGCACGCCGTCGATTTGAGCTGCGGGGCGAGAGCAATGGCATCTGCTTTGTGGATGACTATGCCCACCACCCCAGCGAAATCATCGCCACAGTAGGGGCAGCACGTTTGCAAGTCAAAGCACCGCGCAGGATTGTGGCAATATTCCAGCCACATCGCTACAGCCGGACTATCACTTTTTTGGCAGAATTTGCACAGTCGTTTAAGGATGCCGACATTGTTGTCCTCAGTGATATCTACAGCGCGGGAGAACCAAATTTGGGGCAGATTAGCGGTGAACAGGTCGCAGAATTAATTGCAACCCATCATCCCAATGTTTACTACCAACCGTCTCTGCCCGACATCAGTAGGTTGCTTACCCAAATCCTTCAACCAGGTGACTTAGCTCTGTTTTTGGGAGCTGGGAACCTGAATCAAATTATTCCAGAGGTCATGGCTTTCTATCAAAAAGAAGGAAGTAGTTAATAGTCATAAGTCATTGGTTACAGCTTTTCTAATAACCAATGACTTATAAATAATGGCCTTTCTTCCGTGGTGTCAGCTGTCTCGGCATTCTCATTAGCGAATTGATATGACTCTTTCCTATGATCCACCAAGCGTTTTGGACGCTTCTGTTAACCCCAGCAAAGAATCCCTGAAATCTTTACCCCTTTACTTACCAGGAACTGAGTGTTTATTGCGATCGCAAGCACCTCTCGACCGACTCACATCTTACAGAGTCGGAGGCCCCGCAGAGTGGTACGTGGCTCCCCGTCGCATCGAAGAACTGCAAGCCAGTTTTGAATGGGCTAATTTTGAGGAGTTACCAATCACTTTGTTGGGGGCTGGTTCAAATTTACTGGTAAGTGATAACGGGCTTCCCGGTTTAGTTATTTGTACTCGCCATCTCCGTCAAACTCACTTTGACCCCGAAACGGGTCTAGTGAGTGCAGGTGCAGGGGAACCGATAGCCCGCCTCGCATGGCAAGCAGCCGAACGCGGTTGGCAAGGGCTAGAATGGGCAGTCGGCATTCCTGGTACAGTCGGCGGCGCAGTGGTGATGAATGCGGGCGCTCACACTAGCTGTACTGCTGATATTTTGGCCAACACCCAAGTCTTCTCACCAGACGGGAAAATAGAAATTCTTACCCCTGAAAAACTCAAATTTGCTTATCGTACCTCAATACTGCAAGGAGGCAATCGCTTAGTCACCCAAGCAACCTTCAAGCTTCAGCCTGGAGCCGATCCTGCCTTCGTTATGGCAGCAACCAGCAAACATCTAGAACAACGGCGCACCAGTCAACCTTACAACTTGCCTTCCTGTGGTAGCGTTTTCCGCAATCCCAACCCCCACAAAGCAGCTTGGTTGATTGAACAAACTGGTCTGAAAGGATACCAAATTGGCGGCGCTCAAGTTTCTCAGCGCCATGCTAACTTTATCCTTAACTGCGGCGGTGCCAAAGCTAGTGATATCTTCCAACTCATCCGCTATATTCAGCAGCAAGTGGAACATCGGTGGTCACTGTCTTTAGAGCCGGAAGTGAAAATCTTAGGCGACTTTCAACCTGTGTAGAGATGTCGCACGGCCTCAAGAATACTAAGATCGAGATAGACTTGCAAGTCCAACTAATACAGCGTTAAATAGTCATGACACAAAAAGGATTCGGCTTCGGTTTAGGCAAAATGAAAGAACTAGCCGAAGCTTTCAAAAAAGCCCAGCAGGTTCAAGAAGGTGCTAAAAGGCTTCAGGAAGAACTGGAGCAAATGGAGATTGAGGGAACTAACGACAATAGCACCATCAAGGTTTACTTGAGCGG
This genomic window contains:
- the murC gene encoding UDP-N-acetylmuramate--L-alanine ligase, with product MPNTVDFTGRPFHFIGIGGIGMSALAYVVAKRKLPVSGSDIHSSHITKRLQAVGAHIFGSQDASNLEFFQPSRDTEAEKAAVIGISDAKESSVEPDKNGLVRSGGRWSSTNGKVMSMTLPQVICSTAINPANAEYRAALDLGCPIFHRSDLLAALIQDYQSIAVAGTHGKTTTSSMIGYLLLKAGLDPTIVVGGEVNAWEGNARLGEGPYLVAEADESDGSLSRLSAAIGVVTNIELDHPDHYDSLEEVINTFEIFASRCKSVIGCIDCAVVKDSLQPEISYSLRRDSGADYTVDEINYGADGTEARVWEQGKILGKLSVKLLGAHNLSNALAAVAVGRKLGVDFGVIAEAIASFEGARRRFELRGESNGICFVDDYAHHPSEIIATVGAARLQVKAPRRIVAIFQPHRYSRTITFLAEFAQSFKDADIVVLSDIYSAGEPNLGQISGEQVAELIATHHPNVYYQPSLPDISRLLTQILQPGDLALFLGAGNLNQIIPEVMAFYQKEGSS
- the murB gene encoding UDP-N-acetylmuramate dehydrogenase — translated: MTLSYDPPSVLDASVNPSKESLKSLPLYLPGTECLLRSQAPLDRLTSYRVGGPAEWYVAPRRIEELQASFEWANFEELPITLLGAGSNLLVSDNGLPGLVICTRHLRQTHFDPETGLVSAGAGEPIARLAWQAAERGWQGLEWAVGIPGTVGGAVVMNAGAHTSCTADILANTQVFSPDGKIEILTPEKLKFAYRTSILQGGNRLVTQATFKLQPGADPAFVMAATSKHLEQRRTSQPYNLPSCGSVFRNPNPHKAAWLIEQTGLKGYQIGGAQVSQRHANFILNCGGAKASDIFQLIRYIQQQVEHRWSLSLEPEVKILGDFQPV
- a CDS encoding YbaB/EbfC family nucleoid-associated protein, whose protein sequence is MTQKGFGFGLGKMKELAEAFKKAQQVQEGAKRLQEELEQMEIEGTNDNSTIKVYLSGNQEPLRVEISADAYNLGAEALSGQMTAAMKDAYEKSTATMRSRMEELTSGLDLPM